A stretch of DNA from Candidatus Polarisedimenticolia bacterium:
GGGAGCCGGACCGCGACCTCCACCGGCCAGGCAGCTGCCGGGGCGCCTTTCCCCCTTCTCCCCATGGACTCGCCGAGGCGCTGTGTGCTACGCTGCTTTCGATCACAACTTCTCGGAAACTTTCCCGTCAGGAGGCCGGCTCTCATGAAGATCACGCTGTCCATCATCAAGGCCGATGTCGGCAGCATCGGTGGTCACATCAAACCCAGCCAGACGATGATCCGGCGCGTGCGTGAAGTCATCGCTTCCGAAGGCAAGGGTCTCCTGGTGGACTCCTTCGTCTGCCACACCGGCGACGACATTTCCATCCTGTCGACCCACACCCAGGGAGTCGACAGCCCCAAGGTCCACAAGCTGTGCTGGGACGCCTTCAAGGCCGCCACGGAGGTCGCGAAGCAGGAGGGACTCTACGGCGCCGGCCAGGATTTGCTCAAGGACGCCTTCTCCGGGAACGTGCGCGGCCTCGGCCCGGCGTCGGCCGAGATGGAGTTCGTCGAGAGGGAGGCCGAACCGTTCCTGCTCTTCATGGCCGACAAGACCGAGCCCGGCGCCTACAATCTGCCGCTTTACCTGGCCTTCTGTGACCCGATGTTCGCCCCGGGCCTGATCCTGAGCCCGAAGATCAAGAAGGGGTTCCGTTTCACGATCATGGACGTGAACCACACCGAGGGAGACCGGGTCGTCGAGCTCGACACGCCCGAGAACATCTACGACGTCGCGGCGCTGCTGCGCGACAATCACCGATTCGTGGTCGAGTCGATCCGCACGCGCTCGACGGGCGAGGTGGCGGCCGTCGTCTCCACGTCCCGTCTTCACAACATCTCGGGCAAGTACTCCGGGAAGGACGACCCGGTGATGCTGGTCCGGGTCCAGAGCCAGTTCCCGGCCACGGGCGAGATGCTGGCGCCGTTCCGGCTGGCACACTACGTCTCCGGCTTCAGCCGCGGAAGCCACCACGGCCCGCTGATGCCGGTGACGATCAACTCGCCCATCTCCTTCTTCGACGGGCCGCCGATCGTGTCGTGCGTCGCGTTCTCGATGAAGGACGGCCGGTTCGCCGAGCCGGCCGACGCCTTCGACCATCCCTTCTGGGACAGGGTCCGGGACAACGCCTCGCGCAAGGCGATCGAGATTCGCGAGCAGGGGTTCTTCGGACCGGCCATGGTCGGCTATGAGGAGCTCGAGTACGGCGGAATCGTCGACACGCTCAAGGAGCTGGACGCGAAGTTCAAGGTCCGGCAGGAGACCCGCGTCAAGTCCTGAGCGGACCTGGACCCCTCCGTTTCGCGCGGCTCCCGGCGGCCGGGCCACCCGGCGCCCGTGCGGTTTGCCTCCGGCTCTCCCCGACACCATATTGGCGTGCAGTGGCACTGCGGAGGGACAGCCTTGCCTCGCCAGATGGCACGCCTCGAGATCCGCGGCTCCGATGGATTGACCAGGGTCGTCGCGGTCGACCGCACGCCGTTCTCCATCGGATCCGATCGCTCCGCCACCCTCCCGCTCCCGGCGCCGGGCATCGCGCCCATCCATGCGCAGATCGTCCAGTTCGGCGGCGAGCATCACCTCGTGCCGCATCCGTCCGGCACGGGACAGCTCCGGGTCGATGGAAGCCCCGTGCCCGAAGGCGGCATCGCGCTGACGCACGGCATGCGCATCGACCTCGCTCCCGGCTCCCCCTACACCCTGCGCTTCCTGATCCTGGGGGCTCGGGCCGAGGATCGGGAGGACCGCCTGGTCACCCTCATGGAGGTCGCCCGGACCATCACGTCGTCCCTCGCGGTGGAGGACGTGCTCTACAGGGTGCTCGACGGCGCGGTCCGGTTCTCCGGCGCGGAGCGCGGCTACCTGTTCCTGAAGGAGGGGGAGCAACTCGTCCAGTGGCGCCGGAGTTCCGAGGAAGCCGACCGCGCCGAGGTCAGCCTGTCCGTCGTGGAGGAGGTGGCGGCGACCGGGCGACCCGTCTACCGTGACGTCGCCTCGGGCGATCGGGGGCAGCTCTCGACCGACAGCATCGTCCGTCTCCGGCTGCAGGCCATCCTGTGCCTGCCTCTGGCGATCCGCCAGGACGTCATCGGCGTGGTCTATCTGGACAGCAGGAAACGCCTGCCGCACCACCAGCCCGATCTGCACCTCCTGGAAGCCCTCGCCGGGCTGGCGGCGGTGGCGATCCAGAACAGCCATCTGGTCGAGGAGCGGGTTCGCGCCGAGCGCGTGCTCGCCATCGGCCAGATGGCGCGTGCCGTCGTCCACGATCTACGGAGCCCTCTCTCCTCGATCCGCGGCCTGGCCGAGCTGCTGCGCGAGCGCGCGCCGGAGGGGGATCCCTCGCGCCCCCACCTCGCCACGATCATGGCGGAGGCCGACCGGCTGGCCGGAATCACCGGAGATCTTCTGCAGTTCTCGCGCGAAGCGCCGCCGCTGCAGCGGCTCCCTGTGCCGCTCGCCGACCTGGTGCGCCAGACCATCCAGCCGCTCCAGCCTCTCCTGCAGCGCAGCAACATCAGCCTGGCGTTGATCCTCGACGAAGATGCACGCGCCTCGGTCGATGCGGCGCGCATCCTGCGCGTGCTCCACAACCTGGTGACCAACTCCCTGGAGGCGATGCG
This window harbors:
- the fbp gene encoding fructose-1,6-bisphosphate aldolase/phosphatase, with amino-acid sequence MKITLSIIKADVGSIGGHIKPSQTMIRRVREVIASEGKGLLVDSFVCHTGDDISILSTHTQGVDSPKVHKLCWDAFKAATEVAKQEGLYGAGQDLLKDAFSGNVRGLGPASAEMEFVEREAEPFLLFMADKTEPGAYNLPLYLAFCDPMFAPGLILSPKIKKGFRFTIMDVNHTEGDRVVELDTPENIYDVAALLRDNHRFVVESIRTRSTGEVAAVVSTSRLHNISGKYSGKDDPVMLVRVQSQFPATGEMLAPFRLAHYVSGFSRGSHHGPLMPVTINSPISFFDGPPIVSCVAFSMKDGRFAEPADAFDHPFWDRVRDNASRKAIEIREQGFFGPAMVGYEELEYGGIVDTLKELDAKFKVRQETRVKS
- a CDS encoding ATP-binding protein produces the protein MPRQMARLEIRGSDGLTRVVAVDRTPFSIGSDRSATLPLPAPGIAPIHAQIVQFGGEHHLVPHPSGTGQLRVDGSPVPEGGIALTHGMRIDLAPGSPYTLRFLILGARAEDREDRLVTLMEVARTITSSLAVEDVLYRVLDGAVRFSGAERGYLFLKEGEQLVQWRRSSEEADRAEVSLSVVEEVAATGRPVYRDVASGDRGQLSTDSIVRLRLQAILCLPLAIRQDVIGVVYLDSRKRLPHHQPDLHLLEALAGLAAVAIQNSHLVEERVRAERVLAIGQMARAVVHDLRSPLSSIRGLAELLRERAPEGDPSRPHLATIMAEADRLAGITGDLLQFSREAPPLQRLPVPLADLVRQTIQPLQPLLQRSNISLALILDEDARASVDAARILRVLHNLVTNSLEAMRSGGLLEIRCGRANGSCHLSVRDGGCGMSEEVRRRVFEPFFTHGKAHGTGLGMAIVQRIVAEHGGSIRIDSTPGQGTTIELILPAAGPAAARA